In Candidatus Accumulibacter cognatus, the genomic window GAACGCGTGCGCCATGCCTATCTGGAACGTGCGGCCGCCGCACCACAGCGCATGCAGGTCATCGACGCTGCCCAGGCTCCGGAAGTCATCCGTAAACTGATTCAAGAAACGATTGCAAGACACTGTTTATGAATATCATCGAATTGCATTCAGCGGTCTGGCAAGAACTTCGCGCGCGGCGAGCGCAATTGCCGCACGCGCTGCTGATGGCAGGTCAGCGGGGAATTGGCAAGTTCGAGCTGGCTCGCGCTTTTACTGAATCACTGCTCTGCGAAGACCTCGCTGCTTCCGGCGAGGCCTGTGGCAAATGCCTGGCCTGCGGCTGGCTGGCGCAAGGCAATCACCCCGATCTGCGCCTGTTGCAGCCCGGCGCGCTCGTTGCCGACGTGGCGGCTGAAGCCGGGGAGGGTGAAGAGACGGGCAAGAAGAAGCCCAGCCAGCAGATCACGATCGATCAAGTGCGGGCGCTCGATGACTTCCTGCATGTCGGTACACACCGTCATGGCGTGCGCGTGGTGTTGCTCAACCCGGCCGAGGCAATGAATCGCTCGACTGCCAATGCGCTTCTCAAATCACTGGAAGAACCGATCGCTGCGACCCTGTTTCTCCTGGTTTCCAGCGAACCCCACCGCTTGCTGCCGACGATCCGTAGCCGCTGTCAGATGATGCCCGTGCGTAGCCCGGCGAATGGGGTTGCCAGGCAGTGGCTGCGTGATGCCGGGGTCAGCGATGCTGGAAGCTGGCTGGCGCTGGCTGGCGGTTCGCCGCTGCTGGCGCTTGCCCTGAGCGGCAGTGGTGAACGCGTGTTGCTCGATTCGCTGCTCGCGCAGCTCTCACGTGGCCGGGAACTCGACCCTCTGGTCGCCGCCGCCAGCCTCGACAAGCTGGTCAAGGCCGAAAAGCGCCCGGCACCTTTGAAACGCGTTGTCGACTGGGCGCAGAGGTGGCTGTTCGACCTCAGCCTGACGAGCGAGGGTCTGCCGCCCCGCTATTTTCTGGGGCAGACGCCGCTGCTGCAAGGTCTGGCGCAAACCACCGAAGTTCGCAAGCTCTTGGCATTGCACCGAAAGGCGATACAATACAAAGCTCAATGCGAGCAACCCCTGAACAGCCGCCTGTTTCTCGAAGAATTTTTCCTGAGCTACGCGCGGCTGTTCCGAACCCCTTGAGAAGGATATGGCAGAAGCAAATCCCGGCAAGCCTGTAGCCCCTGCTGCACCGCGCCCGAGCGTCTTGTCGCTGAACATCAACTCGAAGTCGGCGTTGTACGCGGCGTACATGCCGCTTCTGCGCAACGGCGGAATCTTCATTCCGACCAACCGCAACTATGGCATGGGCGATGAGGTGTTCATGCTGTTGTCGCTGATGGAGGACCCGGCCAAATTGCCGATCGCCGGTACAGTCGTCTGGATCACTCCGGTCGGCGCGCATAACAACAAGGTCCAGGGAATTGGAGTGCATTTCAAGAACGACGAAAGTGGCATCGAGGCGCGCAGACGCATCGAAGGACTGCTCGGCGGCGTGATGCAGTCCGGTCGCCCGACCCATACCGTCTGATGGGGATGCTGGTCGATTCCCACTGTCACCTCGATTTCCCGAAGTTGTCTGGTCATATCGAGCAGGTGCTTGAATCGATGCACGAGAATGGGGTGGGTTGTGCCGTGTGCATCGGCGTCACGCTCGAAGACCTGCCACGGGTGCTGATGCTGGCCGAGGCCTGGCCAACGATTCTGGCGTCGGTCGGCGTTCATCCCGAGAGCACCGGGGTTCGCGAGCCGACGCCTGACGAACTCGTCGAACTGGCTCGCCATCCGCGAATCATTGCCATCGGTGAGACCGGGCTGGATTACTACTGGCACAAGGATGCTCCGGAGTGGCAGCGAGAGCGTTTCCGTACGCACATTCGCGCTGCCCGTGCTGCTGGCAAACCGCTGGTGATCCATACGCGGGAGGCGGCGGCCGATACTCTGCGAGTAATGCGGGAAGAGGAGGCCGGCGAAGCTGGCGGGGTGATGCATTGCTTCACTGAGACCTGGCCGGTCGCCGAAGCGGCGCTTGATCAGGGTTTTTACATTTCCCTGTCCGGCATCGTTACCTTCAAGAATGCGCTGACGGTGCGGGAGGTGGCAGGGCGTGTGCCACTCGACCGCCTGTTGGTTGAAACCGATTCACCCTATCTCGCACCGGTCCCGTATCGGGGAAAGACCAACCAGCCTGCTTACGTGAAACATGTTGCCGAAGAGATCGCAAGACTGCGTGGCCTGAGCTACCAGGACCTGGTAGACGCCACCACCCGCAATTTCTTCCGACTGTTTCCTGATGCCCGCACGAAAGTTCCTCAATGAAAATGATCACTTTGCTGTTTGCCTTGCTGCTCCCCTCCTTGGCCGCGGCCGGAGTGTACGAAGACATGGAGGAGGCGCTGATCTCCGGTGACACGCCTTGGGCGATCCAGTTGATCAACCGCGGCATGGATGTCAATTCAGTCGATGCCTTGGGCAACACGCTGCTGATGCAGACTGTCCAGCGCAGCAACATGGATTTCTTCGATTACCTGCTCAAGCGCCGCGCCCGCATCAATAGCCGCAACCGCAACGGCGAGACCGCGCTGAGCCTGGCCGCCTATAAGGGCAAGCTGCCGTTCGTCAAACGGCTGGTTGAAGCGGGCGCAGACGTCAACCTGTACGGCTGGCCTCCACTGATCTACGCGTCGTTCAACGGCCATGCGGCGGTGGTTGACTACCTGCTCAAGAAGGGTGCCGAGGTCAATGCAACGACGGCCAATGGTTCGACGGCGCTGCTGTTTGCCGCACGCTTTGGACATCTCGAGGTCGTCGAACTCCTGTTGCAGAACAACGCCGATCCGAACATTGCCAACGAACGGGGTGCGACGGCCATCGACTGGGCGCTGAAGACCGAGAATACCGACATCGCCGACCTCTTGCGCAAGGCCGGTGGACATCCCGGCAATCCGGAGGCTATCGAGCGCTCAAGGTGAGAATCCGGGGCAGGGACGCACGCGCAGCTTGCCGGCTTGCAGGACCTTGTCGATGAGCCGGTAGATATCGGGGTCGAAGCGGCTCGCAGTTGGGCCATCACCCAGGCACGCCTGCACGGCTTCTTCGCTGTGCAGCGTGCCCAGCAAGCGCCAGCGATCGATCAGATGCAGGTCTTCGCGCATGCCGAATTCATCACGCTCGATCAGGACCACTGCTCCCTGGTAAGGCCAGGTCCTGATTCTGAACTTTGCCAGCGCGGTCAGCAGCCGGGCGCTGTGCAACCCGACGCCTTCCTTGCCGATGCAGACGCCGCGGCAGTTCTTCTGCCGGTAGGAGGTGCAGGCTTCCCCTGGTCCCGTTTCTTCAAGCCCGAGCTGCCGGTGGCACAGACGGTGTGCGTCGGCGAGCGTGCGCAAGCTGCGCAGCGCTTCGCGACGAGTCGGGTACAGGCCGAACAGATCATCGGCAAGTGCAAAATCGATGTCTTCGGCAAAAACGAGTTGCGGCCGGAAGTCGCCCTGGGCCTGTTGCCGTAGTTGCCACGAACAGAGTCCATTGGCTACCGTGTGTCGCTGCACAGCGTGATCCCCGACCGTCGGGCTGGCCTCTGGTATCGAGTGGGAAAGCTCGAGTTGGCGCAGGCGTGCGCCGAATTCTCCAGCTGCAGCACGCCACCCGATCTGCCAGGTGTCGCGGATCAGGGCCGTGTCGCGCTTGTCCGGCGTGAAATGTGCCAGGACCTGCTGGCGGAGATTGCTGCTGCGCCGGCTCAGCAGCAGGCGACCGTCTCTGCCGTAAAACGCATAAGCACCTGCCGCTTCGGGCAGGTCGTCGATCAGTGCAGGGTCGATCTGCGGCGGCAATTCGGGGCGACCGACAATCGCCGCGACCGCGCTTTCGATGGTTGCGGCGGGAAGTTGCCGATGCCAGCACCGCCACAAGTCCCAAAGTGCACGCGCGTCGGCTAGCGCACGGTGACGAGTACCCGCAATGCGGAGGCCATGGCGCATCATCAGGGTATCGAGGCTGTGGCGGTGATGCTCTGGAAACAGCTTGCGTGAAAGCTTGACCGTACACAGGCTGGATGCCCGAAAATCCACGCCGAGCCGTGCGAACTCGCTTTTCAGGAAGCCGTAGTCGAAGCGCGCATTGTGCGCGATCAACAAGCGCCCGCGCAGCCGGTCGAGCAGCGCCGGCGCGAGTTGCCGAAACGTGGGGGCAGAGCGGAGCA contains:
- the holB gene encoding DNA polymerase III subunit delta' — translated: MNIIELHSAVWQELRARRAQLPHALLMAGQRGIGKFELARAFTESLLCEDLAASGEACGKCLACGWLAQGNHPDLRLLQPGALVADVAAEAGEGEETGKKKPSQQITIDQVRALDDFLHVGTHRHGVRVVLLNPAEAMNRSTANALLKSLEEPIAATLFLLVSSEPHRLLPTIRSRCQMMPVRSPANGVARQWLRDAGVSDAGSWLALAGGSPLLALALSGSGERVLLDSLLAQLSRGRELDPLVAAASLDKLVKAEKRPAPLKRVVDWAQRWLFDLSLTSEGLPPRYFLGQTPLLQGLAQTTEVRKLLALHRKAIQYKAQCEQPLNSRLFLEEFFLSYARLFRTP
- a CDS encoding PilZ domain-containing protein, which codes for MAEANPGKPVAPAAPRPSVLSLNINSKSALYAAYMPLLRNGGIFIPTNRNYGMGDEVFMLLSLMEDPAKLPIAGTVVWITPVGAHNNKVQGIGVHFKNDESGIEARRRIEGLLGGVMQSGRPTHTV
- a CDS encoding TatD family hydrolase; translation: MLVDSHCHLDFPKLSGHIEQVLESMHENGVGCAVCIGVTLEDLPRVLMLAEAWPTILASVGVHPESTGVREPTPDELVELARHPRIIAIGETGLDYYWHKDAPEWQRERFRTHIRAARAAGKPLVIHTREAAADTLRVMREEEAGEAGGVMHCFTETWPVAEAALDQGFYISLSGIVTFKNALTVREVAGRVPLDRLLVETDSPYLAPVPYRGKTNQPAYVKHVAEEIARLRGLSYQDLVDATTRNFFRLFPDARTKVPQ
- a CDS encoding ankyrin repeat domain-containing protein gives rise to the protein MKMITLLFALLLPSLAAAGVYEDMEEALISGDTPWAIQLINRGMDVNSVDALGNTLLMQTVQRSNMDFFDYLLKRRARINSRNRNGETALSLAAYKGKLPFVKRLVEAGADVNLYGWPPLIYASFNGHAAVVDYLLKKGAEVNATTANGSTALLFAARFGHLEVVELLLQNNADPNIANERGATAIDWALKTENTDIADLLRKAGGHPGNPEAIERSR
- a CDS encoding ethanolamine utilization protein is translated as MNAILAPEPLIFVDLETSGANFANDRIIEVGLIEVDANGAHEWSVLVNPETPLSSFITGLTGIDDAMLRSAPTFRQLAPALLDRLRGRLLIAHNARFDYGFLKSEFARLGVDFRASSLCTVKLSRKLFPEHHRHSLDTLMMRHGLRIAGTRHRALADARALWDLWRCWHRQLPAATIESAVAAIVGRPELPPQIDPALIDDLPEAAGAYAFYGRDGRLLLSRRSSNLRQQVLAHFTPDKRDTALIRDTWQIGWRAAAGEFGARLRQLELSHSIPEASPTVGDHAVQRHTVANGLCSWQLRQQAQGDFRPQLVFAEDIDFALADDLFGLYPTRREALRSLRTLADAHRLCHRQLGLEETGPGEACTSYRQKNCRGVCIGKEGVGLHSARLLTALAKFRIRTWPYQGAVVLIERDEFGMREDLHLIDRWRLLGTLHSEEAVQACLGDGPTASRFDPDIYRLIDKVLQAGKLRVRPCPGFSP